CATGCGTCCACTGAAATTGCCGCCACCCGGTCTACCTTCCAGTTTCCAGTTCCGGCCTCCAAGGGGCGGGCAGAAGCTGGAAACATGCGGCTGTCGGTCGCTGCAGCCATCTCCCATGGCCGCGTATTTCGCCGTCTGGGCCTCGGTCCGGAGTCCCGCATCCATCTGTTGCGGAACTTGCTCACAGGGCTGGTGCGGCACGAACGCATCGAGGCACCATGGGCGCGTGTGGACGAGATGAGGGGCTACGCGGAGAAGGTGAGGAGCGGGGCCCTCTTGTCCACTCTGCGGGTCTGGTCTGAGGGGGCGGGGCCGGCTGCAAGTGGAAAGGGACTGGGACCAACCTGGTAAACCGTTCCCCAAGTCTGAGTCTCCTAGGACCCTCAGCTGAACCCGCCCCTCCGTCGCCTCTAATGGAAGACTGGTTAGGGCTGCGGAGTTAGGGATGGCGTAGATTGGAGATGCTTTGCTAGTGGAAAGAATGCATTGCGGTCCGGCATTAGAGAAATTAGATTGGCACCTTGTTTTCTTGCTCGGTTGGATCCGTGATGTTATGTCCTCACAGCTCATCGACTATGGGAAGCTGGGAGACACCAACGAACGAGCCATGCGCATGGCTGACTTCTGGCTCACAGTGAGTGCGTCCTATCTGCCTTCAGAATCCCACCCTTTGCTCTCCAGGGGTGGGGGTTGGAAGAAGGAGAACTGTGCAGAATTAAGCTTGGGTACTCACTTATGAGCCAATGTTGTTAACTAAATTAGAAACTGTGTCTTAAGTTAGTTGAAGTCGAAGTCAATATACCTCTGCACAACTGCCTATAAACGACTCCTTTGTGTAACATTGACTCTACCAGATTGGTGAGGGGCGGGGCAGGTCTTTCTATGTGTGGATGGACCTTATCTTTGGGAGTGGCCTAAAGTTAAATGCCTCTGCAGTTTTGCCTGACTCTTCTGTCTCTTGGATAATTCTCCCTCTAGGAGAAAGACTTGATCCCAAAGCTGTTTCAAGTTCTGGCCCCTCGATACAAAGATCAAAATGGGGGCTACACAAGAATGCTGCAGATCCCAAATCGGAGTTTGGATCGGGCGAAAATGGCAGTGATCGAGTATAAAGGGAactgcctcccacccctgcctctgcctcgcAGAGACAGCCACCTTACACTCCTAAACCAGCTGCTGCAGGGTTTGCGGCAGGACCTCAGCCAGAGCCAGGAAGCAAGCGACCACAGCTCAAACACCAAGGATTTAACTGGATCTGAAGAGTCTGCAGCCCTTAATCAGTGCCCATGATCACAGACCTTTGGAGCGCTTTTACTCTCTGAGAAGAACTGGAGCTAGAGATGTAAAATGGACAGTCTTAGTGGGATTGAGAACCTTCTGGGAGCCAGATGACCCTCTCTTTGCACAATAGATAAAAGtctttatatgaatatatataagtTCATTTCTTGTTTCCTTCCTGTGGGATTTCTGGAGAATGAGAATTACCCAAATGCTCAGTCTAACTGGGATAGTAAATTCCTGGCTTATGCTTCTGGTCCTTAAATTTGGGTTATTTTTGGTTAGTGCAGTTCTGTTTTTCTTAATGCCAGTTTACATGGGAATGCATCCTGTAATTCCAAATGTTGCCAGAGGTGGTTTTGTTTTGACATCTGGTCTCCTAGAGACTGAGTGCTTGGGATTTCTTAGAGAAGATTACTTCCTGACGGGTAGGGGAGTGACAATCTGCAAGTGAAACTTCCTTAAACAATCTAGTATCCTACGAATCTTCAGGGGATACTGCAATCATTCCTCTGTTTTGAGGCAGGATCACACATTACCTTCATGTGTTCCCTTCAGCCCCCTAAATGGGCCTGGGAGGAGAGGACCCAAGAACTCAGATGTTCTACCAGTTTGGCCAAAGGGGTGGAGACATTCAGCAGAGGATGTTGGTCTCCAGGATAAGCTCCTTCCTCTTGGTGGGGGGAAGGGGTAAGAAAGAGGGTCTATGCCTAAGAAGGATTAAGATATTAAACCTCCTGGGAATTTCCTGGAAATTTTT
Above is a genomic segment from Chlorocebus sabaeus isolate Y175 chromosome 1, mChlSab1.0.hap1, whole genome shotgun sequence containing:
- the MRPL17 gene encoding large ribosomal subunit protein bL17m; translated protein: MRLSVAAAISHGRVFRRLGLGPESRIHLLRNLLTGLVRHERIEAPWARVDEMRGYAEKLIDYGKLGDTNERAMRMADFWLTEKDLIPKLFQVLAPRYKDQNGGYTRMLQIPNRSLDRAKMAVIEYKGNCLPPLPLPRRDSHLTLLNQLLQGLRQDLSQSQEASDHSSNTKDLTGSEESAALNQCP